TATATATTAGGAAGATTCATGATCAAGAAATTTACATTGGGGGTTGTGGCCGCGGGTGTATTGCTGGCTTCTGGTTGCGCGAGCATTCTGAGTGACAGCACTTATCCGGTGACCATTAACAGCACACCGACCGGGGCGAACTATACCATTACCAACGAAGCGGGCCTGGATGTACAAAGCGGCGTGACCCCGGATACCGTCACCCTGTCTGCTTCCGACGGCTTCTTCTCCTCCGCCAGCTATACCGTGAAATACCAGATGGCCGGTTACAACGAGAAAAGCTTTCAGCTGAAAGCGGGTATTGATGGCTGGTATCTCGGCAACATTCTGCTTGGCGGTGTGCTCGGCATGCTGATCGTGGATCCGGCCACTGGCGCCATGTGGAAACTGCCGAACTCCGCCAGTGCTTCCCTGCAGCCGATGACCGCATCGACTGCACTGAACAGCCTGACGATCGCTTCCATCGATCAGGTACCGGAAGAGCTGAAATCACAGCTGGTGCCGGTCAAGTAATTCCGTTTGCCGGAATTCGTGGTCAAGAAGCCATCCGCATGCGGATGGCTTTTTTGTTTACGGTACCTGCCGACACAATTCCAGCCAGCGCTCGATGCCGGCACTGCGATATTTCTGCCGGTGCAGGGCAAAATAGAATTCGCGGTTGAAATCCCGCTGCGGCACCGGCAGCTCCACCAGTGATCCGCGTTTCAACGCGTCGGACAGGCTCACCCGCGACAGACAGCTGATGCCGAGCCCCGCTTCCACCGCGCGCTTGATCGCCTCGGTGTGCTGTAATTCCAACAGGATATTCAATTGCGGCCACAGGCCGGCGAGGCCGCGCTCCAGGGTCTGGCGGGTGCCGGAGCCGGGTTCGCGCACTATCCAGGTGGCCGCGCACAGGTCCTTGTCGGATAGCCGTTTGCGCCCCGCCAATGGGTGCTCCGGTGCACAGAAGACCACCAGCTGGTCGTCGCGCCAGGGCACCATTTCCAGGTCGGGATGATTCAGTTCGCCCTCGATCAGGCCCAGGTCCAGCTCGAAATTCAGCACCCGCTCGGCAATGGACGCCGTATTGGCCACATCCAGCTGCACCCCGGCGCCGGGTTGCTCGGCCATATAGCGGGCCATGACCCCGGCGGTGAGGTAGTTGCCGATGGTCAGGGTGGCGCCGATCTTCAGGCGCCCCAGGTCGCGGTGGGTGGCCAGCGTCTGCTCCAGTTCGCGCGCCCGCTCCAGCAGCTCCTCGGCCCGCGGCCACAGCTGGCGCCCGAGTTCGTTCAGGCGCAGGCGCTTGCCGGTGCGTTCGAACAGGCGCAGCGCGAACTGCTGTTCGAACTCTTTCAGCGCAGTGGACGCGGCGGACTGGGACATATTCAGGCTCTCGGCCGCGCGACTGACATTTTCGTAGTGGGCGCAGGCGAGAAAGACTTCCAGCTGGCGGAGGGAGTAGCGCAAAATGCTTTCTCAGGTTAATTGATAAATTCGATAACAAGTATCGAAATATCCCATTTTGCCTATAGATGTTCCAGGGCTAGAATTCAATCATTAAGAGAAAACAGGAATAAGTGGTTCTAAGCTTATGTCTAATTTGAATATAGAGAAGGTGCTGGAAGTCCATCACTGGAACGACACCCTTTTCAGTTTCAAGACCAGCCGCGATCCCGGTTTCCGCTTCGAAAACGGCCATTTTACGATGATCGGGCTGCAGCAGGACAGCGGTCGCCCGCTGCTGCGCGCCTACTCCATCGCCAGCGCCAACTACGAGGACCAGCTGGAGTTCTTCAGCATCAAAGTGCCGGATGGCCCGCTGACCTCGCAGCTGCAGAAGATCAAACCCGGTGACGAGATCTTTGTCAGCCGCAAGCCCACCGGCACCCTGGTGGCGGATCATCTGCTGCCGGGTAAACGCCTGTGGCTGCTGTCCACCGGCACCGGCCTGGCGCCGTTCTTGAGCATCATCAAGGATCCGGATGTCTACGAGCGTTTCGATCAGGTGATTCTGACCCACGGCGTACGCTATGTGTCCGAACTGGCCTACCAGCAGCATATCGAGGATGAGCTGCCGAACCACGAGTACTTCGGTGAGATGATCCGCGATCAGCTGCTCTACTACCCGACGGTCACCCGCGAGCCCTACCGCAACACCGGACGCCTGACCGACCTGATGCTGTCGGGCAAGATCTTCTCCGACCTGGGCGTGCCGCAGCCGAATGTCGAAGAGGACCGCTTTATGCTGTGCGGCAGCCCGGCGATGCTGAAAGACCTGACCAACATCCTCGACGATTGGGGTTTCCGCGAAACCCGCGCCGGGGTTCCGCACGAGTATGTGATCGAGCGCGCCTTCGTCGAGAAATAAGCAGGGTAATATCTCCTGTGTGCGCGGTGCTTGCGCCGCGCACACAGACTTCCTGGCCGGATAGGTCAGCGGAGTCGGTACTTCGAAAGTGTCAGCGCGACGGATTTGCGCAAGGAACGGTAGGGCAGCCAGCGCTTTCGGAGTGTCGACCCCGGTGTACTATCCTGCACCCTTTTCCAGAGATGTTGTCTTCTCCGTGAACCACCCGCAGGGTGGTTTTTTTGTTTCTGCCACCTGATCCTAAACTGATTTTTATGCGTAGAAGCACTTAGAAGTTAGTTTGGAGTAAATACCGTGCGGAAATTGTGTGTGATGTTGATGGCGGGGCTGACGGCGCTGCTGGGTGGCTGCAGCGGGGTGCCGGCCGGTGTACAGCCGGTCGACGATTTCCAGTTGCAGCGTTACCTCGGCCGCTGGTACGAGATAGCGCGCCTCGACAACCGCTTCGAGCGCGGCCTGTCGCGGGTCACCGCGGAGTACTCGCTGAATGACGACGGTTCGGTCAAGGTGGTCAACCGCGGATTCGATGCGGAGAAGGGCAAGTGGCGGCAGTCAGTCGGCAAGGCAAAGTTCGCCGGCGCCGACGATGTGGGGCAGCTTGAAGTTTCGTTTTTCGGTCCCTTCTACGCGTCTTATATCGTCGTCGCGCTCGATCGCGAGCACTACGATTATGCGCTGGTCAGCGGCTACAACAAAGAATACCTGTGGCTGCTGGCACGCAAACCGCAGCTACCGCAGGCGACCATCGACCGGCTGGTGGCCAAGGCGCGCGCCGCGGGCTTTGATACTGATAAGCTGCTGTTCGTCGAGCAGGCGGCCGAGTAACCCGGCATCAGCGATGGCTGCGCCGCATCAGAGTTCGGCGCGTGCGCGCACTGTGTCGAAGTCGGTTTCCTGCAGCAGCTGGCCGTCGCGGTAGACCGGTTGCAGCAGGTTGTCGCGTGCGCCCAGATCCTCCAGCTTGATCGTGGTGACTTCATCGCGACTCCCGTTACCGTCGCGCACCAGGGCCAGGCGTCCGCGTTTGGATTTTTTTTCCGGGCCGGTCACCGGGTTTTTGTAGACATCCTGCCAGCGGCCATCGATGCGGATGGCACTGGCCTTCATCGCGAAGCTGAGCAGATCGCGGTCGACTTTCTGCAGCAGCGCGCCCCCCATACCGAAAGTAATATTTTCCGCACTCTGGCCGCGCTCTTTCATCGCCTGCAGAATTTCCGGAATGGTTTTGCGGGTCACGCCGTCACCCTGGATTACGCGGATAAAGTCCGGCAGCACGCGGTAGCCCTTGCTGTTCACGCGGCTGCCGAAAATGCGCATCAACCGCTCGAGGCTCTCGGTGACGATCGTTTTCGGATCGCCGGAGTCGGGCCGCACCACCAAAGTGCCGCCGCTGTTGATGACCCGCTCCTTCAACACACCGCCCCAGATGTTTTCGATCGCGTGCCATAAGTCGTAGCTGTCACTGACCACCGCCACGACCTTGCCCGGCCCGGCAAACTGGTCGAGCATATTGGCGTAGGCATCCGCCTCGCGCTCTCTGCCCCAGGCGGTCATGGTGCTGTGTTCGGCGGCGGGAATCGAGAAGCCGGCCATCTCCGCACCGTAATAGCGCCGCGCCGCCACCAGCGCCGATACCGTATCGGTACCGCTAAAATTCACCAGGTGCGCCATGCCGCCGAGCATGGCGCTCTCCAGGCTGCTGGCGCCGCGGCCGCCAAAATCGTGCAGCTTGAACGGGAGGCCGTCGCGGCTGTCCGCAGTGTCGTCCAGGTAGCGGGCGATGGTCTGCTTGATCGCGCGGCTCTGGGTGGCCACCGTCATCGGGTACCAGATGGCGCGCACCAGCGCCGTCTCGATATAGCTGGTCAGCCAGAAAGATTCCACACAGGTGTTGACCACCTGCAGCATCACATTGTGCAGCGGCACCACCGTGCCCTCGGGCACCGCGGAGATCTCCAGCGGCAGCAGACCGCCGTGTTGTTGCAGGATGTGTTCCCAGCCGGCACGGTGAAACGGCAGGCCATGGGCATGGAGCATGGCCTCGGCCTCGTCGATATCACTGCGCTGAATCGGCGTTAACAGATACTGTTGGATAAATGCCTGCAGGCCGAAAAATACTGCCGCGGGAAACTCGCCGCCGCGGCACTCGATATAACTACTCACGTACTCACTGCCCGGCGGGTACTGCAGGTAGTGGCTGGCTTTGTAGCTGTCGACGTTGAGGATCAGGTTGTGGTGGAACATGCGTCTGATCGCTGGCCATGGGTTCTTGCGGACGGCGGCTCAGCAGAGAATGACGCCCGCGGCAAATACTGAAGTGTAGACGGCCGGCACTGCGGTTTCTGTCAATGCCGGCGGTGCAGGTGCGTGCCGACGGTGGCGAGAAAATTGCGGTGGCGCTTCGCGCTGCGGTCGAGGTGGCGGTAGACGGAGACCTTGGCGGCGTCGGTGAGAAACGACCACACAATCGCATAGCCCCATACCAGCCCAATTTCCGGCCACGAAATCGGCGTGACCAGGCCGAACCCGTAGGCGCACAGCACCGTCGCGGCGAGCTTGGTCGACACCGCCGCCCAGATCATGATCGGCGCCGGAAACGGACGCAGGAAATACCAGCTGCGGCTGCGCGCGACAAACAGCGTCAGGTGCCCGGCGACGGCCATTTTCAGGAAGATGTAGGTCTGCACCTTGGCCACACTGAGGTGCAGCCAGTCCACCGCCAGGAACAGCATCAGGAAACTGCCGAGGGTGCCGACCACGCCCATCACCGTCGACACGGTGATCACGCGCTGCATATCCCAGCGCACCGGATGCGGCGACAGCGCCGTGTTGTCGTAGGCGATGGCCATGATCGGCACGTCGTTGAAGAACGCCAGCAGGATGATCATGATCGCGGTGATCGGGTAAAAGTTGAAGACGATCATCGCCAGCACCACGAAGATCATGATGCGGATGGTCTCGGTAATGCGGTAGATCGCATAGGAATTCATGCGCTCGAAAATGCGCCGCGCCTCCTGCACGGCGCTGACGATAGTCGACAGCCCCGGTGCGGTGAGGATCAGGTCGGCGGCCGCGCGCGCCGCATCGGTGGCGCCGGACA
This region of Microbulbifer sp. SAOS-129_SWC genomic DNA includes:
- a CDS encoding LysR family transcriptional regulator is translated as MRYSLRQLEVFLACAHYENVSRAAESLNMSQSAASTALKEFEQQFALRLFERTGKRLRLNELGRQLWPRAEELLERARELEQTLATHRDLGRLKIGATLTIGNYLTAGVMARYMAEQPGAGVQLDVANTASIAERVLNFELDLGLIEGELNHPDLEMVPWRDDQLVVFCAPEHPLAGRKRLSDKDLCAATWIVREPGSGTRQTLERGLAGLWPQLNILLELQHTEAIKRAVEAGLGISCLSRVSLSDALKRGSLVELPVPQRDFNREFYFALHRQKYRSAGIERWLELCRQVP
- a CDS encoding ferredoxin--NADP reductase, whose amino-acid sequence is MSNLNIEKVLEVHHWNDTLFSFKTSRDPGFRFENGHFTMIGLQQDSGRPLLRAYSIASANYEDQLEFFSIKVPDGPLTSQLQKIKPGDEIFVSRKPTGTLVADHLLPGKRLWLLSTGTGLAPFLSIIKDPDVYERFDQVILTHGVRYVSELAYQQHIEDELPNHEYFGEMIRDQLLYYPTVTREPYRNTGRLTDLMLSGKIFSDLGVPQPNVEEDRFMLCGSPAMLKDLTNILDDWGFRETRAGVPHEYVIERAFVEK
- a CDS encoding lipocalin family protein, with the translated sequence MRKLCVMLMAGLTALLGGCSGVPAGVQPVDDFQLQRYLGRWYEIARLDNRFERGLSRVTAEYSLNDDGSVKVVNRGFDAEKGKWRQSVGKAKFAGADDVGQLEVSFFGPFYASYIVVALDREHYDYALVSGYNKEYLWLLARKPQLPQATIDRLVAKARAAGFDTDKLLFVEQAAE
- a CDS encoding nicotinate phosphoribosyltransferase, with the protein product MFHHNLILNVDSYKASHYLQYPPGSEYVSSYIECRGGEFPAAVFFGLQAFIQQYLLTPIQRSDIDEAEAMLHAHGLPFHRAGWEHILQQHGGLLPLEISAVPEGTVVPLHNVMLQVVNTCVESFWLTSYIETALVRAIWYPMTVATQSRAIKQTIARYLDDTADSRDGLPFKLHDFGGRGASSLESAMLGGMAHLVNFSGTDTVSALVAARRYYGAEMAGFSIPAAEHSTMTAWGREREADAYANMLDQFAGPGKVVAVVSDSYDLWHAIENIWGGVLKERVINSGGTLVVRPDSGDPKTIVTESLERLMRIFGSRVNSKGYRVLPDFIRVIQGDGVTRKTIPEILQAMKERGQSAENITFGMGGALLQKVDRDLLSFAMKASAIRIDGRWQDVYKNPVTGPEKKSKRGRLALVRDGNGSRDEVTTIKLEDLGARDNLLQPVYRDGQLLQETDFDTVRARAEL